A window of the Pseudomonas furukawaii genome harbors these coding sequences:
- the lpxB gene encoding lipid-A-disaccharide synthase — MNRPLRIALVAGEASGDILGSTLMQALKARHPDVRFIGVGGPRMQAEGLESYFPMERLAVMGLVEVLGRLPELLARRKRLIQTLIDERPDVFIGIDAPDFNLGVELKLRRAGIRTVHYVSPSVWAWRQNRVLKIREGCDLMLTLFPFEARFYEEKGVPVRFVGHPLADAIPLEADRAAARNALDLPLDSPLVALMPGSRGGEVGKLGSLFLDAAERLRSVRPGIRFVLPCASPERRQQVEAMLAGRDLPLKLLDGRSHEALAACDAVLIASGTATLEALLYKRPMVVAYKVAPLTYRILKRLVRSPYVSLPNLLAQRLLVPELLQDAATAEALAQTLSPLLDDGEIQTHGFDVIHRALRQDASREAADAILKLIGAP, encoded by the coding sequence ATGAATCGTCCCCTGCGCATCGCGCTGGTCGCCGGCGAGGCGTCCGGCGACATCCTCGGTTCGACCCTGATGCAGGCCCTCAAGGCGCGCCATCCAGACGTTCGCTTCATCGGCGTCGGTGGCCCGCGCATGCAGGCCGAAGGGCTCGAATCCTATTTCCCCATGGAGCGACTGGCCGTCATGGGCCTGGTGGAAGTGCTTGGACGGCTGCCGGAGTTGCTGGCCCGTCGCAAGCGCCTGATCCAGACCCTGATCGACGAGCGTCCCGACGTCTTCATCGGTATCGACGCCCCCGATTTCAATCTGGGCGTCGAGCTCAAGCTGCGTCGCGCCGGCATTCGTACCGTGCACTATGTCAGTCCCTCGGTCTGGGCCTGGCGGCAGAATCGCGTGCTGAAGATCCGCGAAGGCTGCGATCTGATGCTCACGCTCTTCCCGTTCGAGGCGCGTTTCTACGAGGAGAAGGGCGTTCCCGTGCGGTTCGTCGGTCATCCGCTGGCCGACGCGATTCCCCTGGAAGCCGATCGCGCGGCCGCGCGTAATGCCCTGGACCTGCCTCTGGATTCACCTCTCGTCGCCCTCATGCCTGGCAGTCGAGGGGGCGAGGTCGGCAAGTTGGGCAGCCTGTTCCTCGATGCGGCCGAGCGGTTGCGCTCGGTCCGTCCGGGCATCCGCTTCGTGCTGCCCTGTGCCAGTCCCGAGCGTCGCCAGCAGGTGGAGGCGATGCTGGCCGGTCGCGACCTGCCGCTGAAGCTGCTGGACGGCCGTTCCCACGAAGCGTTGGCTGCCTGCGATGCGGTGCTGATCGCTTCCGGCACCGCCACGCTCGAGGCGCTGCTTTACAAGCGTCCCATGGTGGTGGCCTACAAGGTCGCTCCGCTGACCTACCGCATCCTCAAGCGACTGGTCAGAAGCCCCTATGTCTCGCTGCCGAACCTGCTGGCCCAGCGCCTGCTGGTGCCGGAGCTGCTGCAGGATGCCGCCACCGCCGAAGCCCTGGCCCAGACGCTCTCACCGTTGCTGGACGACGGCGAGATCCAGACCCACGGCTTCGACGTCATCCACCGCGCGTTGCGCCAGGACGCATCGCGCGAAGCCGCCGACGCCATCCTGAAACTGATTGGAGCTCCCTGA
- the lpxA gene encoding acyl-ACP--UDP-N-acetylglucosamine O-acyltransferase: MSLIDPRAIIDPSARLADGVQVGPWSIIGPDVEIGEGTVVGPHVVIKGPTRIGKHNRIYQFSSVGEDTPDLKYKGEPTRLVIGDHNVIREGVTIHRGTVQDRSETTLGDHNLLMAYVHIGHDSVIANHCILVNNTALAGHVHVDDWAILSGYTLVHQFCRIGAHSFSGMGTAIGKDVPAYVTVFGNPAEARSMNFEGMRRRGFSAEAIAALRRAYKVVYRQGLTVEQALAELAESSAQFPEVAVFRDSIQSSTRGITR, translated from the coding sequence ATGAGTTTGATTGACCCTCGCGCCATCATCGATCCGTCGGCAAGGCTGGCGGATGGCGTTCAGGTCGGCCCCTGGTCGATCATTGGACCCGATGTTGAGATCGGCGAGGGGACCGTGGTCGGACCCCATGTGGTCATCAAGGGACCGACCCGCATCGGCAAGCACAATCGCATCTACCAGTTCTCCTCGGTGGGCGAAGACACGCCTGACCTGAAGTACAAGGGTGAACCCACCCGGCTGGTGATCGGTGATCACAATGTGATCCGCGAAGGCGTGACCATCCACCGTGGCACCGTGCAGGACCGCTCCGAGACCACCCTTGGGGATCACAACCTGCTGATGGCCTATGTGCACATCGGTCACGACAGTGTGATCGCCAATCATTGCATCCTGGTGAATAACACCGCGCTGGCGGGGCATGTCCATGTCGACGACTGGGCCATCCTCTCCGGCTATACCCTGGTGCATCAGTTCTGCCGCATCGGCGCCCACAGCTTCTCCGGCATGGGTACCGCCATCGGCAAGGACGTTCCGGCTTACGTGACCGTTTTCGGCAACCCCGCCGAGGCCCGCAGCATGAACTTCGAAGGCATGCGTCGTCGTGGCTTCAGCGCCGAGGCCATCGCCGCGCTGCGTCGCGCCTACAAGGTGGTCTACCGCCAGGGGCTGACCGTGGAGCAGGCCCTGGCCGAACTGGCCGAGTCTTCCGCGCAGTTCCCCGAAGTGGCCGTTTTCCGCGACTCCATCCAGTCCTCGACCCGCGGCATCACCCGCTGA
- the fabZ gene encoding 3-hydroxyacyl-ACP dehydratase FabZ — MMDINEIREYLPHRYPFLLVDRVVELDVEGKRIRAYKNVSINEPFFNGHFPQHPIMPGVLIIEAMAQAAGILGFKMLDVKPADGTLYYFVGSDKLRFRQPVLPGDQLILEARFGSVKRGIWKFDCQASVDGKEVCSAEIICAERKL, encoded by the coding sequence ATGATGGACATCAACGAGATTCGCGAATATCTGCCGCACCGCTACCCTTTCCTCCTGGTGGATCGGGTCGTGGAACTGGATGTTGAAGGCAAGCGCATTCGCGCCTACAAGAATGTCAGCATCAACGAGCCCTTCTTCAACGGCCACTTCCCGCAGCATCCGATCATGCCGGGCGTACTGATCATCGAGGCCATGGCCCAGGCGGCCGGCATCCTCGGGTTCAAGATGCTCGACGTGAAGCCTGCCGACGGCACCCTCTACTACTTCGTGGGCTCCGACAAGCTGCGCTTCCGCCAGCCCGTGCTGCCGGGCGACCAACTGATCCTCGAAGCCCGGTTCGGCAGCGTCAAGCGCGGCATCTGGAAGTTCGACTGCCAGGCCAGTGTCGATGGCAAGGAAGTCTGCTCGGCCGAGATCATCTGTGCGGAACGCAAACTATGA
- the lpxD gene encoding UDP-3-O-(3-hydroxymyristoyl)glucosamine N-acyltransferase produces the protein MMTTPVFTLGQLAERLGAELRGAEGKAISGLATLQEAGPDQLSFLANPQYRKFLADSQAAAVLLTPADAEGYAGNALVVANPYLAYAELSHLFDPKPKAQPGIHATAVVAADAQVDPSASVGPYVVIESGARIGAGVTLGAHCVVGARTVIGEGGWLAPRVTLYHDVRIGKRVVIQSGAVIGGEGFGFAKEKGAWQKIAQIGGVTLGDDVEVGANTTIDRGALSDTLIGNGVKLDNQIMIAHNVQVGDNTAMAGCVGISGSTRIGRNCMIAGGVGMVGHIEVCDDVFVTGMTMVTRNITEPGAYSSGTAMQTAADWKKSAARIRQLDDMARRLQQLEKRLAAVTPGGDASSDA, from the coding sequence ATGATGACGACGCCGGTTTTCACCCTCGGCCAGTTGGCCGAACGCCTCGGTGCCGAGCTTCGCGGCGCCGAGGGCAAGGCCATCAGTGGTCTCGCCACCCTTCAGGAAGCGGGTCCCGACCAACTGAGCTTCCTGGCCAATCCGCAGTACCGCAAGTTCCTGGCCGACAGCCAGGCCGCCGCCGTGCTCCTGACCCCGGCCGACGCCGAGGGCTATGCCGGCAATGCGCTGGTGGTGGCCAACCCCTACCTGGCCTACGCCGAACTGTCTCACCTGTTCGATCCCAAGCCCAAGGCACAGCCGGGCATCCACGCTACCGCGGTGGTCGCCGCCGATGCCCAGGTGGACCCCAGCGCCAGCGTGGGCCCTTATGTGGTCATCGAATCCGGTGCCCGGATCGGTGCAGGGGTGACCCTCGGTGCCCATTGCGTGGTCGGTGCGCGGACGGTGATCGGTGAAGGCGGCTGGCTCGCGCCCCGCGTGACCCTTTATCACGACGTTCGGATCGGCAAGCGCGTGGTCATCCAGTCCGGTGCCGTGATTGGTGGCGAAGGCTTCGGTTTCGCCAAGGAGAAGGGCGCCTGGCAGAAGATCGCGCAGATCGGCGGCGTCACCCTGGGCGACGATGTCGAAGTCGGCGCCAATACCACCATCGACCGGGGCGCGCTCTCCGACACCCTGATCGGCAATGGCGTGAAACTGGACAACCAGATCATGATCGCCCACAACGTACAGGTCGGCGACAACACCGCCATGGCCGGTTGCGTGGGGATTTCCGGAAGTACCAGGATTGGCCGCAACTGCATGATCGCCGGGGGCGTGGGCATGGTCGGGCATATCGAGGTGTGCGACGACGTGTTCGTCACCGGCATGACCATGGTGACGCGCAATATCACCGAGCCGGGCGCCTACTCCTCCGGAACCGCGATGCAGACCGCAGCGGACTGGAAGAAGAGCGCCGCTCGAATTCGCCAGTTGGACGACATGGCGCGTCGTCTGCAACAACTGGAAAAACGCCTGGCGGCCGTGACCCCGGGCGGGGATGCTTCATCAGATGCGTGA
- a CDS encoding OmpH family outer membrane protein, with protein MRKLTQFVLVAAALMATPAFAEMKIAVLNYQMALLESDAAKKYAVDAEKKFGPQLNKLKTLESDAKRIQDRLVKDGEKMQQAERERLELEFKQKARDFQFQSKELNEAKAVADRDMLKQLKPKLDKAVEDVLKNGNYDLVLERGAVVDVKPQYDITRQVIERMNAQR; from the coding sequence GTGCGTAAGTTGACTCAATTCGTTCTGGTTGCCGCTGCCCTGATGGCGACTCCGGCCTTCGCGGAAATGAAGATTGCGGTACTGAACTATCAGATGGCATTGCTGGAATCCGACGCGGCCAAGAAGTACGCCGTCGATGCCGAGAAGAAATTCGGTCCCCAGCTCAACAAGCTGAAGACCCTGGAATCCGACGCCAAGCGTATCCAGGATCGCCTCGTGAAGGACGGCGAGAAAATGCAGCAGGCCGAGCGTGAGCGCCTCGAGCTCGAGTTCAAGCAGAAGGCCCGCGACTTCCAGTTCCAGTCCAAGGAACTGAACGAAGCCAAGGCCGTTGCCGACCGTGACATGCTCAAGCAGCTGAAGCCGAAGCTGGACAAGGCCGTCGAAGACGTCCTGAAGAACGGTAACTATGACCTGGTGCTGGAGCGCGGTGCCGTCGTCGACGTCAAGCCGCAGTACGACATCACCCGTCAGGTCATCGAGCGCATGAACGCGCAGCGTTGA
- the bamA gene encoding outer membrane protein assembly factor BamA codes for MKRLLLPAVLAALMIAEVHAESFTISDIRVNGLQRVSAGSVFGALPLNVGETADDRRLVEATRALFKTGFFQDIQLGRDGDVLVVTVVERPSISSIEIDGNKAISTEDLLKGLKQSGLAEGEIFQRATLEGVRNELQRQYVAQGRYSAEIEAEVIPQPRNRVALKITINEGSVAAIQHINVVGNTVFSDEDLSDLFELKTTNWLSFFRNDDKYAREKLSGDLERLRSYYLDRGYINMDISSTQVSITPDKKHVYITVNVDEGQKYTVREVKLSGDLKVPEEDVKSLLLVQEGQVFSRKVMTTTSELITRRLGNEGYTFANVNGVPEAHDEDNTVSITFVVDPGKRAYVNRINFRGNTKTEDEVLRREMRQMEGGWASTYLIDQSKTRLERLGFFKEVNVETPQVPGTDDQVDVNYTVEEQPSGSITASVGFAQSAGLILGGSISQNNFLGTGNKVSIGLTRSEYQTRYNFGFVDPYWTADGVSLGYNAFYRTTDYDDLDVDVSSYAVDSYGAGVSIGYPISEISRLTYGLTVQQDKINTGVYTVDEIFDFIEQEGDSYLNFKGSVGWSESTLNKGVMATRGHSQSLVLESTIPGSDLSFFKLDYRGQLFTPLTQNTALRWHTELGYGDSYGSTSELPFYEHYFAGGFNSVRGFEDSSLGPRSTPSRGQAVTGNEGTVADPDQDPLPFGGNVLIQGGVEYLFPMPFVKDQRQLRTVLFWDVGNVFDTSCSSTATNCSSINAGDLASSVGVGLTWITALGPLSFSLGMPVKKPDNADTQVFQFSLGQTF; via the coding sequence ATGAAACGCCTGCTGCTACCTGCGGTGCTTGCCGCACTCATGATCGCCGAGGTTCACGCCGAGTCCTTCACCATCTCCGACATCCGCGTCAATGGCCTGCAACGGGTATCCGCCGGCAGCGTGTTCGGTGCCCTGCCGCTCAACGTCGGCGAGACCGCGGACGACCGTCGCCTGGTCGAGGCCACTCGCGCGCTGTTCAAGACCGGTTTCTTCCAGGACATCCAGCTCGGCCGTGATGGCGATGTGCTGGTTGTCACCGTAGTCGAACGCCCGTCGATTTCCAGCATCGAGATCGATGGCAACAAGGCGATCAGCACCGAAGACCTGCTCAAGGGCCTGAAACAGTCCGGTCTGGCCGAGGGCGAGATCTTCCAGCGAGCCACCCTCGAAGGCGTGCGCAACGAACTGCAGCGCCAGTATGTGGCCCAGGGCCGCTATTCCGCCGAGATCGAGGCCGAAGTCATTCCCCAGCCCCGCAACCGCGTGGCCTTGAAGATCACCATCAACGAAGGCTCGGTCGCCGCGATCCAGCACATCAATGTGGTGGGCAACACCGTATTCTCGGACGAAGACCTCAGCGATCTGTTCGAGCTGAAGACCACCAACTGGCTGTCCTTCTTCAGGAACGACGACAAGTACGCCCGCGAGAAACTCTCCGGTGACCTGGAGCGCCTGCGCTCCTATTACCTGGACCGCGGCTACATCAATATGGATATCTCCTCGACCCAGGTATCCATCACGCCGGACAAGAAGCACGTCTACATCACCGTCAACGTGGACGAGGGCCAGAAATACACCGTCCGTGAAGTGAAGCTCTCCGGTGACCTCAAGGTGCCCGAGGAGGATGTGAAGTCCCTGCTGCTGGTGCAGGAGGGCCAAGTGTTCTCCCGTAAGGTCATGACCACCACCTCCGAGCTGATCACCCGTCGCCTCGGCAACGAGGGCTACACCTTCGCCAACGTCAACGGCGTGCCGGAAGCCCACGACGAGGACAACACCGTGTCCATCACCTTCGTGGTGGATCCGGGCAAGCGCGCCTACGTCAACCGCATCAATTTCCGTGGCAACACCAAGACCGAGGACGAGGTGCTGCGTCGCGAGATGCGCCAGATGGAGGGTGGCTGGGCCTCGACCTACCTGATCGACCAGTCCAAGACCCGCCTGGAGCGCCTCGGTTTCTTCAAGGAAGTGAACGTCGAGACCCCGCAGGTGCCCGGTACCGATGACCAGGTCGACGTGAACTACACCGTCGAAGAGCAGCCTTCCGGCTCCATCACCGCCAGCGTCGGCTTCGCCCAGAGCGCGGGCCTGATCCTGGGCGGCTCCATCAGCCAGAACAACTTCCTGGGTACCGGCAACAAGGTCAGCATCGGCCTGACCCGCTCCGAGTACCAGACCCGCTACAACTTCGGTTTCGTCGACCCCTACTGGACGGCCGATGGTGTCAGCCTGGGTTACAACGCCTTCTACCGGACCACCGACTACGACGACCTCGACGTCGATGTGTCCAGCTACGCCGTGGACAGCTACGGTGCCGGTGTCAGCATCGGCTACCCCATCAGCGAAATCTCCCGCCTGACCTACGGCCTGACCGTGCAGCAGGACAAGATCAACACCGGCGTCTACACCGTCGACGAGATCTTCGACTTCATCGAACAGGAAGGCGACAGCTACCTGAATTTCAAGGGCTCCGTCGGCTGGTCCGAATCCACCCTGAACAAGGGCGTCATGGCGACCCGTGGCCATTCCCAGAGCCTGGTGCTGGAATCCACCATTCCGGGCAGCGACCTGTCCTTCTTCAAGCTCGACTACCGCGGCCAGCTGTTCACCCCGCTGACCCAGAACACCGCCCTGCGCTGGCACACCGAGCTGGGCTACGGCGACAGCTACGGTTCCACCTCCGAGCTGCCGTTCTACGAGCACTATTTCGCCGGTGGCTTCAACTCCGTCCGCGGCTTCGAGGATAGCAGCCTTGGCCCACGCAGTACCCCGAGTCGCGGCCAGGCCGTCACCGGGAACGAAGGTACGGTCGCCGACCCGGACCAGGATCCGCTGCCCTTCGGTGGCAACGTGCTGATCCAGGGCGGTGTCGAGTACCTGTTCCCGATGCCCTTCGTCAAGGATCAGCGCCAGCTGCGCACCGTGCTGTTCTGGGACGTGGGTAACGTGTTCGACACCAGTTGCTCGTCCACCGCGACCAACTGCAGCAGTATCAACGCTGGCGACCTGGCCAGTTCCGTGGGTGTGGGCCTGACCTGGATCACCGCCCTCGGTCCGCTGAGCTTCAGCCTGGGTATGCCGGTCAAGAAACCGGACAATGCCGACACCCAGGTGTTCCAGTTCTCCCTGGGGCAGACCTTCTAA
- the rseP gene encoding sigma E protease regulator RseP → MSALYMILGTLVALGVLVTFHEFGHFWVARRCGVKVLRFSVGFGTPLFRWHDRQGTEFVVAAIPLGGYVKMLDEREAEVPAEMLEQSFNRKPVGQRIAIVAAGPIANFLLALLFFWILAMLGSQQVRPVIGSVAPDSIAAQAGLVAGEEIVSVDGKAVTGWNQVNLQLVRRLGESGALLVGVREAGASTEQTRQLQLNDWLKGVEEPDPIGALGIQPWRPAIPPVLAELDPKGPAQAAGLKSGDRLLALDGQPLDDWQQLVERVRKRPGERVVLSVESERQVRDVSVMLAARGEGENRTGYLGAGVKGVEWPPEMLREISFGPLESVSEAAARTWSMSLLTLDSLKKMLLGELSVKNLSGPITIAKVAGASAQSGVGDFLNFLAYLSISLGVLNLLPIPVLDGGHLLFYLIEMARGRPLSERVQAWGVQIGISLVVGVMLLALVNDLSRL, encoded by the coding sequence ATGAGCGCGCTGTATATGATTCTTGGCACCCTGGTGGCTCTCGGGGTGCTGGTGACCTTCCACGAATTCGGGCACTTCTGGGTGGCTCGACGTTGTGGGGTCAAGGTCCTGCGATTCTCCGTGGGCTTCGGGACGCCGCTGTTCCGCTGGCATGATCGTCAGGGGACGGAGTTCGTGGTCGCGGCCATTCCGCTGGGCGGCTACGTGAAGATGCTCGACGAGCGCGAGGCCGAGGTGCCTGCGGAAATGCTCGAGCAGTCCTTCAATCGCAAGCCGGTGGGGCAACGCATCGCCATTGTCGCCGCCGGCCCCATCGCCAACTTCCTGCTCGCCCTGCTGTTCTTCTGGATTCTGGCCATGCTGGGCAGCCAGCAGGTACGCCCGGTCATCGGCAGCGTCGCTCCCGACAGCATCGCCGCCCAGGCGGGGCTTGTGGCTGGCGAGGAAATCGTCTCGGTGGACGGCAAGGCCGTTACCGGGTGGAACCAGGTCAACCTTCAGCTGGTACGGCGCCTGGGCGAAAGCGGTGCCCTGCTGGTGGGCGTGCGCGAGGCCGGTGCCAGCACCGAGCAGACCCGTCAGCTGCAGCTCAACGACTGGCTCAAGGGCGTCGAAGAGCCCGATCCCATCGGCGCGCTGGGTATCCAGCCCTGGCGTCCGGCCATCCCGCCGGTGTTGGCCGAGTTGGATCCCAAAGGGCCCGCCCAGGCTGCGGGCCTCAAGAGCGGCGATCGCCTGCTGGCCCTCGACGGGCAGCCGCTGGATGACTGGCAGCAACTGGTGGAGCGCGTCCGCAAGCGTCCGGGCGAGCGGGTCGTGCTCAGCGTGGAGAGTGAGCGGCAGGTCCGGGATGTGAGCGTGATGCTCGCGGCCCGGGGCGAGGGCGAAAACCGCACCGGCTACTTGGGGGCGGGCGTGAAGGGTGTCGAATGGCCCCCGGAAATGCTCAGGGAAATCAGCTTCGGACCGCTGGAGTCGGTCTCTGAAGCCGCCGCCCGGACCTGGTCCATGAGCCTGCTAACTCTGGATTCCCTAAAGAAAATGTTGCTTGGCGAGCTCTCGGTAAAAAACTTGAGCGGGCCGATAACCATTGCTAAAGTGGCGGGCGCTTCGGCCCAGTCCGGGGTGGGGGACTTCCTGAATTTCCTCGCCTATCTGAGCATAAGCCTGGGGGTTCTCAATCTATTGCCGATTCCCGTCCTGGATGGGGGGCACCTGCTGTTCTACCTGATCGAAATGGCGCGAGGCCGCCCATTGTCGGAACGGGTGCAGGCTTGGGGGGTACAGATTGGTATCAGTCTAGTCGTGGGGGTGATGTTGCTTGCCCTGGTGAACGACCTGAGCCGACTGTAA
- the ispC gene encoding 1-deoxy-D-xylulose-5-phosphate reductoisomerase: protein MNRPQRITVLGATGSIGLSTLDVIARHPERYQAFALTGFTRLAELERLCLRHRPRFAVVPDAGAARQLQAALSAAGLPTRVLVGEQGLCEVAGHPDVDAVMAAIVGAAGLKPTLAAVEAGKRVLLANKEALVMSGALFMQAVRRSGAVLLPIDSEHNAIFQCLPQDYVRGLGAVGVRRILLTASGGPFRETPLERLPDVSPEQACAHPNWSMGRKISVDSASMMNKGLELIEACWLFDARPAQVEVVIHPQSVIHSLVDYVDGSVLAQLGNPDMRTPIAYALAWPERIDSGVSALDLFSVARLDFQAPDEQRFPCLRLARQAAEEGGSAPAMLNAANEVAVAAFLERRIRFTEIASIIDEVLNREVSAAVETLDSVLEADRRAREAACRWLARAGR from the coding sequence GTGAATCGACCGCAGCGCATCACCGTCCTCGGGGCTACCGGCTCCATCGGCCTCAGCACCCTGGATGTCATCGCGCGTCATCCCGAGCGATACCAGGCCTTCGCGCTCACCGGCTTCACCCGCCTGGCGGAACTGGAGAGGCTGTGCCTGCGCCACCGGCCCCGGTTCGCCGTGGTTCCTGATGCCGGTGCCGCTCGTCAGCTCCAGGCGGCATTGAGCGCCGCCGGCCTGCCGACCCGGGTACTGGTTGGGGAGCAGGGGCTTTGCGAGGTCGCCGGACACCCCGACGTGGACGCCGTGATGGCGGCGATCGTCGGGGCGGCCGGCCTCAAGCCCACCCTCGCGGCCGTGGAGGCCGGCAAGCGTGTCCTGCTGGCCAACAAGGAAGCGCTGGTGATGTCCGGTGCCCTGTTCATGCAGGCGGTGCGCCGCAGCGGTGCGGTGCTGCTGCCCATCGACAGCGAGCACAACGCCATCTTCCAGTGCCTGCCCCAGGACTATGTGCGCGGGCTGGGTGCCGTTGGCGTGCGCCGTATCCTGCTCACCGCGTCCGGTGGCCCCTTCCGGGAAACGCCCCTCGAGCGGTTGCCCGACGTCTCTCCCGAACAGGCCTGCGCGCATCCCAACTGGTCGATGGGACGCAAGATCTCCGTGGATTCGGCGAGCATGATGAACAAAGGGCTGGAGCTGATCGAGGCCTGCTGGCTGTTCGATGCCCGACCCGCGCAGGTGGAGGTGGTGATCCATCCCCAGAGCGTCATCCATTCCCTGGTGGACTATGTGGATGGGTCCGTGCTGGCGCAGTTGGGCAACCCGGACATGCGTACCCCCATTGCCTACGCGCTGGCCTGGCCGGAGCGGATCGACTCCGGCGTGTCGGCGCTGGACCTGTTCAGCGTTGCGCGCCTGGACTTCCAGGCGCCCGATGAGCAGCGTTTTCCCTGCCTGCGCCTGGCGCGCCAGGCGGCGGAGGAGGGGGGCAGCGCGCCCGCCATGCTCAATGCGGCCAATGAAGTGGCGGTAGCGGCATTTCTGGAGCGCCGCATCCGTTTCACGGAGATCGCGAGTATCATCGATGAGGTGCTGAACCGCGAAGTCTCCGCTGCGGTCGAAACGCTGGATTCCGTCCTTGAGGCCGATCGGCGCGCCCGCGAGGCGGCGTGTCGATGGCTGGCCCGGGCGGGGCGGTAA
- a CDS encoding phosphatidate cytidylyltransferase: MLKQRVITALVLLPIALAGFFWLNGGAFALFIGAVVTLGGWEWARLAGFSAQPLRIAYGLLVAALLYGLYLVPALAPLVLVLGVLWWGAATVLVLGYPDTARYWTGSLAKLLIGLLILLPAWQGLVLFKQWPLANWLILAVMVLVWAADIGAYFSGKAFGKRKLAPAVSPGKSWEGLVGGLLASLAITAGVGLYRGWIGAELLLALAGAALVVLISVVGDLTESMFKRQSGIKDSSNLLPGHGGVLDRIDSLTAAIPLFAALLWAAGWGAP; this comes from the coding sequence ATGCTGAAACAACGCGTCATCACCGCCCTGGTGTTGCTGCCCATCGCCCTTGCGGGTTTCTTCTGGCTGAACGGTGGCGCCTTCGCGCTGTTCATCGGTGCCGTGGTGACCCTCGGTGGCTGGGAGTGGGCACGCCTGGCGGGCTTTTCCGCGCAGCCCCTGCGAATCGCCTATGGCCTGCTGGTGGCCGCCCTGCTCTATGGTCTCTACCTGGTTCCCGCCCTGGCGCCGCTGGTGCTGGTGCTGGGGGTGCTCTGGTGGGGGGCTGCCACTGTGCTGGTGCTGGGTTATCCCGATACCGCCCGTTACTGGACGGGGAGCCTCGCCAAGCTGCTGATCGGTCTGTTGATTTTGCTCCCGGCCTGGCAAGGGCTGGTGCTGTTCAAGCAATGGCCGTTGGCCAATTGGCTGATTCTTGCCGTCATGGTGCTGGTATGGGCCGCCGATATCGGCGCCTATTTTTCCGGGAAGGCCTTCGGCAAGCGCAAGCTGGCGCCTGCCGTCAGCCCCGGCAAGAGTTGGGAAGGCCTGGTGGGCGGCCTGCTGGCCAGTCTGGCGATTACCGCGGGTGTCGGTCTTTATCGTGGCTGGATCGGCGCAGAACTCTTGCTCGCGCTCGCCGGCGCCGCGCTGGTGGTACTGATCTCCGTCGTGGGTGACCTCACCGAGAGCATGTTCAAGCGTCAATCCGGCATCAAGGACAGCAGCAACCTGCTGCCCGGCCATGGCGGCGTGCTCGACCGCATCGACAGCCTGACCGCCGCCATCCCGTTGTTCGCGGCGCTGCTCTGGGCCGCCGGCTGGGGTGCTCCGTGA
- the uppS gene encoding polyprenyl diphosphate synthase, with amino-acid sequence MDKLQQGANPAVPRHVAIIMDGNNRWAKKRLLPGVAGHKAGVDAVRAVIEVCAEAGVEVLTLFAFSSENWQRPADEVSALMELFLGALRREARRLSQNDIRLRIIGDRSRFHPELQAAMREAEQLTAGHQKFVLQVAANYGGQWDITQAAQRLAREVQAGHLQAEDITPELLQGCLVTGDLPLPDLCIRTGGEHRISNFLLWQLAYAELYFSDLFWPDFKHEAMRKALADFAKRQRRFGKTSEQLEAEARAKC; translated from the coding sequence ATGGACAAACTCCAGCAAGGCGCCAACCCGGCGGTGCCACGTCATGTGGCAATCATCATGGACGGTAACAACCGTTGGGCGAAGAAGCGCCTGCTGCCAGGCGTCGCCGGCCACAAGGCCGGCGTCGACGCTGTCCGTGCGGTGATCGAGGTGTGTGCCGAGGCCGGCGTCGAGGTGCTCACCCTGTTCGCCTTTTCCAGTGAGAACTGGCAGCGTCCGGCGGACGAGGTCAGCGCCCTCATGGAGCTCTTCCTGGGGGCTCTGCGCCGCGAGGCCCGGCGCCTGTCCCAGAACGATATCCGCCTGCGCATCATCGGTGACCGTTCGCGCTTCCATCCGGAGCTGCAGGCCGCCATGCGCGAGGCCGAGCAGCTCACCGCCGGTCACCAGAAGTTCGTCCTACAGGTCGCCGCCAATTACGGCGGTCAATGGGACATCACCCAGGCCGCCCAGCGCCTGGCGCGGGAGGTCCAGGCGGGCCACCTGCAGGCCGAGGACATTACCCCCGAGCTTTTGCAGGGCTGTCTGGTCACCGGCGACCTGCCGCTTCCCGACCTGTGCATCCGGACCGGTGGCGAGCACCGCATCAGCAACTTCCTGCTCTGGCAACTCGCGTATGCCGAGCTCTATTTCTCCGACCTCTTCTGGCCTGACTTCAAGCACGAAGCCATGCGCAAGGCGCTGGCCGACTTCGCCAAGCGCCAGCGTCGCTTCGGCAAGACCAGCGAGCAGCTAGAAGCCGAGGCACGAGCCAAATGCTGA